In Rhinopithecus roxellana isolate Shanxi Qingling chromosome 4, ASM756505v1, whole genome shotgun sequence, a single genomic region encodes these proteins:
- the TSPYL1 gene encoding testis-specific Y-encoded-like protein 1 — protein sequence MSGVDGVERTRPLQTHSFIISDHVPSDPDAHQWLKLRDQSEATQVMAEPGEGGSETIALPPPQPSEEGGVPQDPAGRGSTPQIRVIGGRGHVAIKAGQEEGQPPAEGLVAASVVVAVDRSLKKGVRGGEKALEICGAERSASELPAGAGAENDTEEVKTGKCATVSATVAEGESAEVVVKEGLAEKEVVEEQMEVEEQLPEGEEIEVAEEDRVEEEAREEEGPWPLHEALRMDPLEAIQLELDTVNAQADRAFQQLEHKFGRMRRHYLERRNYIIQNIPGFWMTAFRNHPQLSAMIRGQDAEMLRYITNLEVKELRHPRTGCKFKFFFRRNPYFRNKLIVKEYEVRSSGRVVSLSTPIIWRRGHEPQSFIRRNQDLICSFFTWFSDHSLPESDKIAEIIKEDLWPNPLQYYLLREGVRRARRRPLREPVEIPRPFGFQSG from the coding sequence ATGAGCGGCGTGGATGGGGTCGAGAGGACCCGTCCCCTCCAAACCCACAGCTTCATTATTTCTGACCACGTCCCGAGCGACCCGGACGCACACCAGTGGCTGAAGCTCCGCGACCAAAGCGAGGCGACACAGGTGATGGCGGAGCCGGGTGAGGGAGGCTCGGAGACCATCGCGCTCCCGCCTCCACAGCCTTCAGAGGAGGGGGGCGTACCTCAGGATCCCGCGGGCCGTGGCAGTACTCCCCAGATCCGAGTTATTGGGGGTCGCGGTCATGTGGCGATCAAAGCCGGGCAGGAAGAGGGCCAGCCTCCCGCTGAGGGCCTTGTAGCCGCTtctgtggtggtggcagtggaccGCAGCTTGAAAAAGGGCGTTCGGGGTGGAGAGAAGGCCCTAGAAATCTGTGGCGCCGAGAGATCTGCGTCTGAGCTgccggcgggggcgggggccgAGAACGACACCGAGGAGGTGAAGACAGGAAAGTGCGCCACTGTCTCAGCAACCGTGGCGGAGGGGGAGAGCGCTGAGGTGGTGGTGAAGGAAGGCCTGGCGGAGAAGGAGGTAGTGGAGGAGCAGATGGAGGTAGAGGAGCAGCTGCCGGAAGGTGAAGAAATAGAAGTGGCGGAGGAAGATAGAGTGGAGGAGGAGGcgagggaggaggaagggcccTGGCCTCTGCATGAGGCTCTCCGCATGGACCCTCTGGAGGCCATCCAGCTGGAACTGGACACTGTGAATGCTCAGGCCGACAGGGCCTTCCAACAGCTGGAGCACAAGTTTGGGCGGATGCGTCGACACTACCTGGAGCGGAGGAACTACATCATTCAGAATATCCCGGGCTTCTGGATGACAGCTTTTCGAAACCATCCCCAGTTGTCCGCCATGATTAGGGGCCAAGATGCAGAGATGTTAAGGTACATAACCAATTTAGAGGTGAAGGAACTCAGACACCCTAGAACCGGCTGCAAGTTCAAGTTCTTCTTTAGAAGAAACCCCTACTTCAGAAACAAGCTGATTGTCAAGGAGTATGAGGTGAGATCCTCCGGCCGAGTGGTGTCTCTTTCTACTCCAATTATATGGCGCAGGGGGCATGAACCCCAGTCCTTCATTCGCAGAAACCAAGACCTCatctgcagcttcttcacctgGTTTTCAGACCACAGCCTTCCAGAGTCCGACAAAATTGCTGAGATTATTAAAGAGGATCTGTGGCCAAATCCACTGCAATACTACCTGTTGCGTGAAGGAGTCCGTAGAGCCAGACGTCGCCCACTAAGGGAGCCAGTAGAGATCCCGAGGCCCTTTGGGTTCCAGTCTGGTTAA